A stretch of the Clostridium botulinum genome encodes the following:
- a CDS encoding DUF2975 domain-containing protein codes for MKNYKEMSLSQILLIVLDMILILGVMTTVIVYYNTFFKDTGDLSGLNKFIMFILLTVGIVCIFLIVLQLRKIVSTLSKGNPFVWSNVRALKRISVECFIIGACYFGNFISNFGKNKYKFIYLDSKGIHTDTEPIIFILAGVFIAILANVFKKAIEYKEENDFTI; via the coding sequence ATGAAAAATTATAAAGAAATGTCTTTATCTCAAATTTTATTAATAGTATTAGATATGATTTTAATACTAGGAGTAATGACTACAGTGATTGTTTATTATAATACGTTTTTTAAAGATACAGGAGATTTAAGTGGATTAAATAAATTTATTATGTTTATATTGTTAACAGTTGGCATAGTATGTATATTTCTGATTGTTTTACAACTTAGAAAAATTGTTTCAACATTAAGTAAAGGAAATCCATTTGTTTGGTCAAATGTACGAGCTTTAAAAAGAATTTCTGTAGAATGTTTTATAATTGGTGCTTGTTATTTTGGAAATTTTATTTCAAACTTTGGAAAAAATAAATATAAATTTATTTATTTAGATTCCAAAGGAATACATACAGACACTGAACCTATTATTTTTATATTAGCAGGTGTATTTATTGCCATATTAGCTAATGTTTTTAAAAAAGCTATTGAATATAAAGAAGAAAATGACTTTACAATTTAA
- a CDS encoding helix-turn-helix domain-containing protein — translation MPIIVNLDVMMAKRKISLQDLAQKVGITNANLSILKNNKAKAIRFSTLEAICRELKCQPGDILEYIE, via the coding sequence ATGCCAATAATAGTGAATTTGGATGTTATGATGGCTAAGAGAAAAATATCGCTTCAAGATTTAGCTCAAAAAGTAGGTATAACCAATGCTAACCTATCTATATTAAAAAATAACAAAGCAAAAGCCATAAGATTTTCAACTCTTGAAGCTATATGTAGAGAACTTAAATGCCAGCCAGGAGATATCTTGGAATATATAGAATAA